Part of the Acidobacteriota bacterium genome is shown below.
TTTAATGGGACGCGCCGCCGGATGCGCGACCGCCGCAGCCATGTGGGGTCAACCGCATCACGACAAATTGCTTGCCACCTCACCTGACTTTGTGATTGACTCGCCGATGGATTTAACCAAATATCTATCGAACTAAGTCTGGAGTCGCGAGTCTGGAGTCCTGAGTCTTTGATGCAAAGTGTTTAGCGGGACTCTGGAAATACGAGTTTGCAAAAGAAGCCCTGCGAAACTGACTCCAGACTCGCGACTCTCGACTCCAGACTTTCCTAAGGCTAGATTTACTTCGCAGGTAGCGATAAAGTTGAACCACTAAACCTGACCATCATTTATCAGGTAAGATTCGGAGGGGACAATGACCGCAAAATATTCTTCAACGGCTGTGCAATCATCGGAAATTATTTCCATTAATCCGGCAACACTCGAAGAATTGGCGCGATTTCCGATTGCCACAACGGATGAAATCAATGCCGCAGTCGCGCGCGCGGGCGCTGCCTCATCGGCGTGGGCGGCGCTTTCGTTTCGCAATCGTGCCCGCTACATTTTGAAAGCCCGTCGCGCGCTTTATGACCGGCAAAACGAAATCATTCAAATCTTATCGGATGAAACCGGCAAACCGCCGTTTGAAGCCATCACTACCGAAATTTTACCGACGCTCGATTTGATGAGTTATTTCGCTGCCAAAACCGAAAAGATTTTGCGCGACGAAAAATTTTCCCTCGCCGTCTTTCGCAATAAACGTTCGATGATTACTTACGAACCACTCGGCGTTGTCGGCATCATCACGCCCTGGAATTTTCCTTTCTCGCTTTCGATGGGTGAAGTGGTGATGGCGTTGATGGCTGGCAACACCGTCGTCTTGAAACCTTCGGAATACACACCAATGGTCGGTGATTTCATTCGTCGCTTGTTTGCCGCCGCGGGTTTTCCCGAAGGCGTCATTGAAGTCGTGCAAGGCAATGGCGCGACCGGCGCAGCATTGGTTGACGCGAGCGTCGATAAAATTTTCTTTACGGGTTCAGTCCGCACGGGTAGACGTATTGCCGAAGTCGCTGCCAAAAAACTCATGCCGGTGGTATTGGAACTCGGCGGCAAAGACCCGATGATTGTATGTAGCGATGCGCCGTTTGAACGCACGGTGAAAGGCGCGGTGTGGGGCGCGTTTGCCAATTGTGGGCAAATCTGCGCTTCGGTTGAACGTTTGTATGTTCACGAAAAAATCGCTGACAAATTTATTCCAGCGGTCGTCGAAGAAGTAAAGAAACTCCGTCAGGGCGTGCCCGATGCCAATTTCACGACCGATATTGGCCCGATGGTCAATGAGATGCAACTTGGCATCGTCACCGAGCACGTTGCTGATGCGGTGGCGAAAGGCGCGCGGGTGTTAACCGGCGGACGTCGTCGCGATGATTTAGGCGGATACTTTTTTGAACCGACGGTGCTCATTGATGTGACCAACGATATGAAGGTGATGCGCGAAGAGACTTTTGGTCCGGTGTTGCCAATTAAAATTGTTCGTGATGAAGAAGAAGCCATACGCGAAGCCAACAATACCAATTATGGACTCTTAGCTTCGGTGTGGACTTCGGATAACGAACACGGTCGCCGCATTGCGCGACGCATTCAGGCGGGCACGGTGATTATCAACGACGCGGTTTATACCAACGGCGCGGCGCAAACCCCCTGGTTTGGCGTCAAAGAGAGCGGGCTTGGCACTACACATGGCAAAGCCGGAATGTACGAGTTCGTGCGCATGAAACACATCAATTGGGATTTGTTCCCCATGAAAACCAACATGTGGTGGTATCCTTACACGGAGACCTGGTACGCGAGATTCAAAACCCTGATGAAAGTGTTATACCGCTGGGGACTCAGAAAGATTGCTTGAGATAAGCGAAAATGGCGATAAAGTTTGAGTGGGATAAAAACAAAGCGGCGGCGAATTAAAAAAAACATGGCGTTAGTTTTCAAGAAGCAAAAACCGTTTTCAACGATTCGTTAGCATCCATTTTTGATGATGAGTATCATTCGTCAGAAGAAAGACGCGAAATCATTATCGGCTACTCTGCGAATCAGCAGTTGTTATTAGTTTGTTTTACGGAGAAAGCAGAAGATGTGATTCGCCTATTCAGCGCGCGGTTGGCAACCAAAAATGAAAGAAAAGATTATGAAGAAAACGCCTAAAACTAAACCCTCAGATGACCTGCTTCCGGAGTACAGATTTGATTACCGTAAAGCAAAGTCTAATCGTTTTGCGGCACGGCTGAACCCCGAGCAGCTAACTATCACGCTTGACCCTGATGTCTCAGAGGTTTTTAAAACCTCTGAGTCCGTAAACAAAGCTTTGCGCG
Proteins encoded:
- a CDS encoding aldehyde dehydrogenase family protein, giving the protein MTAKYSSTAVQSSEIISINPATLEELARFPIATTDEINAAVARAGAASSAWAALSFRNRARYILKARRALYDRQNEIIQILSDETGKPPFEAITTEILPTLDLMSYFAAKTEKILRDEKFSLAVFRNKRSMITYEPLGVVGIITPWNFPFSLSMGEVVMALMAGNTVVLKPSEYTPMVGDFIRRLFAAAGFPEGVIEVVQGNGATGAALVDASVDKIFFTGSVRTGRRIAEVAAKKLMPVVLELGGKDPMIVCSDAPFERTVKGAVWGAFANCGQICASVERLYVHEKIADKFIPAVVEEVKKLRQGVPDANFTTDIGPMVNEMQLGIVTEHVADAVAKGARVLTGGRRRDDLGGYFFEPTVLIDVTNDMKVMREETFGPVLPIKIVRDEEEAIREANNTNYGLLASVWTSDNEHGRRIARRIQAGTVIINDAVYTNGAAQTPWFGVKESGLGTTHGKAGMYEFVRMKHINWDLFPMKTNMWWYPYTETWYARFKTLMKVLYRWGLRKIA